A genomic segment from Epinephelus fuscoguttatus linkage group LG17, E.fuscoguttatus.final_Chr_v1 encodes:
- the LOC125904646 gene encoding ras-related protein Rab-25-like has product MGSDESYNFVFKVVLIGESGVGKSNLLSRFTKNEFNHDTRTTIGVEFSTRTVQLDNYTIKAQIWDTAGLERYRAITSAYYRGAVGALLVYDISKHLTYESADRWLKELFDHSDPHIVVMLVGNKRDLENLRTVPTEEARDFAEKRGLMFMETSALDSTNVEHAFNEVLTAIHTKVTSRQVTRGSISAVTLSSPIGPNSEAQEGRGSCCKNS; this is encoded by the exons ATGGGGTCTGATGAGTCGTACAATTTTGTCTTCAAAG TGGTGTTGATAGGGGAGTCTGGCGTCGGAAAGAGCAACCTTCTGTCCCGCTTCACTAAGAATGAGTTCAATCACGACACCCGCACCACCATCGGCGTCGAGTTCAGCACGCGGACTGTTCAGCTGGACAACTACACCATCAAAGCTCAAATCTGGGACACGGCAGGGCTGGAGCGCTACAGGGCCATCACCTCCGC GTATTACAGGGGAGCAGTTGGAGCACTGCTGGTCTACGACATCAGCAAGCACCTGACCTATGAGAGCGCAGATCGATGGTTGAAAGAGCTGTTCGACCACTCGGACCCTCACATCGTGGTGATGCTGGTGGGAAATAAGAGGGACCTGGAGAACCTCAGGACCGTGCCCACAGAGGAGGCCAGGGACTTTGCAG AGAAGAGAGGTCTGATGTTCATGGAGACATCAGCGTTGGACTCCACCAATGTCGAACATGCTTTCAATGAAGTCCTCACAG CGATCCATACAAAGGTGACCAGCAGACAGGTGACCCGTGGCTCCATCAGTGCCGTGACCCTGTCCAGCCCCATCGGACCCAACAGCGAGGCACAGGAGGGGCGCGGCAGCTGCTGCAAGAACTCCTAA